A genomic segment from Brevundimonas mediterranea encodes:
- the gcrA gene encoding cell cycle sigma 70 cofactor GcrA translates to MTAGWTDDRVGALKKLWLEGQSASQIAKQLGGGVTRNAVIGKVHRLGLSGRAAPSQPARTATSFRTTRPRPAAPAATPAQAPQASAPRRLEAVSSKPVPPTPPAAPIPDLPGTATVMTLGAHMCKWPIGDPSSREFSFCGRRASEGVYCVEHARVAYQPQVRRGAKESGSDLARSLRRYI, encoded by the coding sequence ATGACCGCAGGCTGGACCGACGACCGCGTAGGCGCGCTGAAGAAGCTCTGGCTCGAGGGCCAGTCCGCGAGCCAGATCGCCAAACAATTGGGCGGCGGGGTCACCCGCAACGCCGTGATCGGCAAGGTGCACCGTCTGGGCCTGTCGGGCCGGGCCGCTCCGTCGCAGCCGGCGCGCACCGCGACCAGCTTCCGCACCACCCGCCCGCGTCCGGCCGCTCCGGCCGCGACCCCGGCCCAGGCGCCCCAGGCTTCGGCTCCGCGCCGCCTGGAAGCCGTCTCGTCCAAGCCGGTCCCGCCGACGCCCCCGGCCGCCCCGATCCCGGACCTGCCGGGCACGGCCACGGTCATGACCCTGGGCGCGCACATGTGCAAATGGCCGATCGGCGACCCGTCCTCGCGCGAGTTCAGCTTCTGCGGCCGCCGCGCCTCGGAAGGCGTCTATTGCGTCGAACACGCCCGCGTCGCCTACCAGCCGCAAGTCCGTCGCGGCGCCAAGGAAAGCGGTTCGGACCTGGCCCGCAGCCTGCGTAGGTATATTTAA
- a CDS encoding 2'-deoxycytidine 5'-triphosphate deaminase — protein sequence MSSFQAPRPGILPAQSIETLIATGAITSDTEFDPDQVQPASLDLRLSDQAWRVRASFLPGRRKVEERIADVAMHAIEITDAGVVLEKGCVYIVRLQERLKLPKGLIARANPKSSTGRVDVFVRLLTDQGASFDDVAEGYDGPLYMEVAPQTFSILVRPGTRLNQLRLKAGDPPKLETRSVGVDLQGGDIVGFRGRRHAGVVDLDHIDGHDPRDFWEPLTLRRGELLLDPGEFYILASSDDVEIPVDQAAEMTPIDPSVGEFRVHYAGFFDPGFGTDEAHGAGSKGVLEVRTHDTPFLLEHGQIVARLVYEPLTERPSRLYGESGSHYQNQGLKLSKHFRAW from the coding sequence ATGAGCTCCTTCCAAGCGCCCCGTCCCGGCATCCTGCCCGCCCAGTCCATCGAGACGTTGATCGCCACGGGCGCCATCACGTCGGACACAGAATTCGATCCCGATCAGGTCCAGCCGGCCAGCCTGGACCTGCGGCTGTCGGACCAAGCCTGGCGCGTGCGCGCCTCCTTCCTGCCCGGCCGGCGCAAGGTCGAGGAACGGATCGCCGATGTGGCCATGCACGCCATCGAGATCACCGACGCCGGCGTCGTGCTGGAGAAGGGCTGCGTCTATATCGTGCGCCTTCAAGAGCGGCTCAAACTGCCCAAGGGTCTGATCGCGCGCGCCAATCCCAAGTCCTCGACCGGCCGGGTCGATGTCTTCGTGCGCCTGCTGACCGATCAGGGCGCCAGTTTCGACGACGTGGCCGAGGGCTATGACGGCCCCCTCTATATGGAGGTCGCGCCCCAGACCTTCTCCATCCTGGTCCGCCCCGGCACCCGGCTGAACCAGCTGCGTCTCAAGGCCGGCGATCCGCCCAAGCTGGAGACCCGCTCGGTCGGCGTCGATCTGCAGGGCGGCGACATCGTCGGCTTCCGCGGCCGTCGCCATGCGGGGGTGGTCGATCTGGATCATATCGACGGCCACGACCCGCGCGACTTCTGGGAGCCGCTGACGCTGCGTCGCGGCGAACTGCTGCTGGATCCGGGCGAGTTCTATATCCTGGCCTCGTCCGACGACGTCGAGATCCCGGTCGATCAGGCCGCCGAGATGACCCCCATCGATCCGTCGGTGGGCGAGTTCCGCGTCCACTACGCCGGCTTCTTCGACCCCGGCTTCGGCACGGACGAGGCGCATGGTGCGGGGTCGAAAGGCGTGCTGGAAGTCCGCACCCACGACACCCCCTTCCTGCTGGAACACGGCCAGATCGTCGCCCGCCTGGTCTACGAACCCCTGACCGAACGCCCCAGCCGCCTGTATGGCGAAAGCGGCAGCCACTATCAGAACCAGGGCCTGAAGCTGTCGAAACATTTCAGGGCGTGGTGA
- a CDS encoding ABC transporter permease encodes MTETTPDLISTRPAGLPQPRRYPGINWIGVQTLYLREVRRFWKVGAQTVAAPVVTTLLYMLVFVVALQGARPPLHGTPFALFVAPGLIMMAVLNNAFANASSSLIQAKIMGTATDFLTPPLSPLELTMGFTLGAATRGAVVGLVTALCVLPFAPLGVANIFAIVWFALAASFIMGMTGILAGLWSEKFDHLSAVQNFIVMPMTFLSGTFYLVDNLPEPFRSFSRYNPFFYLIDGFRYGFIGHAESNLTVGVIGSAVLMVVMGVVCWLVFRSGWRLKS; translated from the coding sequence ATGACCGAGACCACGCCCGACCTGATCTCCACCCGCCCCGCCGGACTGCCGCAGCCGCGACGCTACCCGGGGATCAACTGGATCGGGGTGCAGACCCTGTATCTGCGCGAGGTGCGGCGGTTCTGGAAGGTGGGGGCCCAGACGGTGGCGGCGCCGGTGGTGACGACCCTGCTCTATATGCTGGTCTTCGTGGTCGCGCTTCAGGGCGCCCGTCCGCCGCTGCACGGCACGCCCTTCGCCCTGTTCGTGGCGCCCGGCCTGATCATGATGGCGGTGCTGAACAACGCCTTCGCCAACGCCTCGTCCAGCCTGATCCAGGCCAAGATCATGGGCACGGCCACCGACTTCCTGACCCCGCCGCTCAGCCCGCTGGAGCTGACGATGGGCTTCACCCTGGGCGCCGCGACGCGCGGGGCGGTGGTCGGTCTGGTCACGGCCCTGTGCGTCCTGCCGTTCGCGCCGCTCGGCGTGGCCAATATCTTCGCCATCGTCTGGTTCGCCCTGGCCGCCAGTTTCATCATGGGCATGACCGGGATTCTGGCGGGCCTTTGGAGCGAGAAGTTCGACCATCTGTCGGCGGTCCAGAACTTCATCGTCATGCCCATGACCTTCCTGTCGGGCACCTTCTATCTGGTCGACAACCTGCCCGAGCCGTTCCGCTCGTTCAGCCGCTACAATCCCTTCTTCTATCTGATCGACGGCTTCCGCTACGGCTTCATCGGCCATGCCGAGAGCAACCTGACGGTCGGCGTGATCGGTTCGGCCGTGCTGATGGTCGTCATGGGAGTCGTCTGCTGGCTGGTGTTCCGCTCGGGCTGGCGTCTGAAGAGCTAG
- a CDS encoding cupin domain-containing protein — MPKIDIDSAPRGDGTTYPDEFAGPCLSRRRWKLGDAAGLSQFGVNLLRLPDGAWSSQRHWHEAEDEFVMVVEGEVVLIEDDGETVLRAGDCAGFKAGVPNGHRIENRSGHDAVLLEVGTRSPTVTPCDYPDIDMVLPAGADRYFHRDGSPYPKFPRRT, encoded by the coding sequence ATGCCCAAGATCGACATCGACAGCGCGCCGAGAGGCGACGGCACGACCTATCCGGATGAGTTTGCAGGCCCCTGTCTGTCGCGTCGCCGCTGGAAGCTGGGCGATGCGGCGGGCCTGAGCCAGTTCGGCGTCAACCTGCTGCGCCTGCCCGACGGCGCCTGGTCCAGCCAGCGGCACTGGCACGAAGCCGAGGACGAGTTCGTCATGGTGGTGGAGGGCGAGGTGGTTTTGATCGAGGACGACGGCGAGACGGTGCTTCGCGCCGGCGACTGCGCCGGATTCAAGGCCGGCGTCCCCAACGGCCACCGGATCGAGAACCGATCCGGCCATGACGCGGTTTTGCTCGAGGTCGGCACGCGCAGCCCGACCGTCACCCCTTGCGACTACCCCGACATCGACATGGTCCTGCCTGCGGGCGCGGACCGCTATTTCCACCGCGACGGTTCGCCCTATCCGAAGTTCCCCAGACGCACGTGA
- a CDS encoding flotillin family protein: MNSLIEIAILSGAGLVALLILGLIFARLYKRASKETAFVRTGFGGEKVVMNGGALVLPVLHETIQVNMNTLRLAVQRSNEQALITKDRMRVDVLAEFYVRVQPSADAIASAAQTLGLRTMHPEQLKDLVEGKFVDALRSVAAELTMTELHEQRTHFVQKVQQVSSEDLLKNGLELETVSLTGLDQTAMEHFNPSNAFDAEGLTRLTEEIELRKKLRNDIEQDTQVQIRTKNLEAQRRTLEIQRDEEYAQLEQERELANRRAEQGADVARQEAEKAREAEAAKITSQQQIEQARIEAERLVAQQRIAMEQEVAEREISKARAVETQDIEKAKAIELSEQDRDIAVAEKSRAQSEAKAEADKALALAVQAEEQVKTMRDREAADRQKIIELIEATKEAEREAITVRVAAEAEKIAAADQAEALREQARGQADKTTIEAEAQAKAVRAAAEAARVHYEVEAAGQQALNTAANLLSAEQVAMQIRIKLIENLDRIIAESVKPMESIDSIKIVQVEGLNGGGASAGAGAGGSHDGNLSEQVVSSALRYRAQAPLVDQLMAEVGLSGADLKGLTGALRTPEAPAPQSDTHADEGAPAPAKKKRPDAAQAD, encoded by the coding sequence ATGAACTCGCTCATAGAGATCGCCATTCTGTCCGGTGCAGGGCTTGTCGCCCTGTTGATCCTGGGCCTGATCTTCGCTCGCCTGTACAAGCGAGCGTCCAAGGAGACTGCCTTCGTTCGCACCGGCTTCGGCGGCGAGAAGGTCGTCATGAACGGCGGCGCCCTGGTTCTGCCGGTCCTGCACGAGACGATCCAGGTCAATATGAACACCCTGCGTCTGGCGGTTCAGCGCAGCAATGAACAGGCGCTGATCACCAAGGACCGCATGCGTGTTGACGTGCTGGCTGAGTTCTATGTCCGGGTTCAACCCAGCGCCGACGCCATCGCCTCGGCCGCCCAGACCCTGGGCCTGCGGACGATGCACCCCGAACAATTGAAGGACCTGGTCGAGGGCAAGTTCGTCGACGCCCTACGCTCGGTCGCGGCCGAGCTGACGATGACGGAGCTGCACGAGCAGCGCACCCACTTCGTCCAGAAGGTGCAGCAGGTCTCGTCCGAGGACCTGCTGAAGAACGGCCTCGAGCTTGAGACTGTCTCGCTGACCGGCCTCGACCAGACCGCGATGGAGCATTTCAATCCATCCAACGCCTTCGACGCCGAGGGCCTGACGCGGCTGACCGAGGAGATCGAACTGCGCAAGAAGCTGCGCAACGATATCGAACAGGACACCCAGGTCCAGATCCGCACCAAGAACCTTGAGGCCCAGCGCCGTACGCTGGAGATCCAGCGCGACGAAGAATACGCTCAGCTGGAACAGGAGCGCGAGCTGGCCAACCGTCGGGCCGAACAGGGTGCGGACGTGGCCCGCCAGGAGGCCGAGAAGGCGCGCGAGGCCGAGGCCGCCAAGATCACCTCCCAGCAGCAGATCGAGCAGGCGAGGATCGAGGCCGAGCGTCTCGTCGCCCAGCAGCGCATCGCCATGGAACAGGAAGTCGCCGAGCGCGAAATCTCCAAAGCCCGCGCCGTCGAGACCCAGGACATCGAGAAGGCCAAGGCGATCGAACTGTCCGAGCAGGATCGCGACATCGCCGTCGCCGAGAAGTCCCGCGCGCAGTCCGAAGCCAAGGCCGAGGCCGACAAGGCGCTGGCGCTCGCCGTCCAGGCCGAGGAGCAGGTCAAGACGATGCGAGACCGTGAGGCGGCCGATCGTCAGAAGATCATCGAACTGATCGAGGCGACCAAGGAGGCCGAGCGCGAAGCCATCACCGTCCGCGTCGCCGCCGAGGCCGAGAAGATCGCCGCCGCCGACCAGGCCGAAGCACTGCGTGAACAGGCGCGCGGTCAGGCCGACAAGACCACGATCGAGGCAGAGGCCCAGGCCAAGGCCGTGCGCGCGGCCGCCGAGGCGGCGCGGGTCCACTACGAGGTCGAGGCCGCCGGCCAGCAAGCCTTGAACACTGCGGCGAATCTGCTGTCTGCCGAACAGGTCGCGATGCAGATACGCATCAAGCTGATCGAGAACCTGGACCGTATCATCGCCGAGTCCGTCAAGCCGATGGAGAGCATCGACTCCATCAAGATCGTCCAGGTCGAAGGCCTGAACGGCGGCGGCGCTTCGGCCGGCGCGGGCGCCGGCGGCTCGCACGACGGCAACCTGTCGGAACAGGTCGTCAGCAGCGCCCTGCGCTATCGCGCCCAGGCCCCGCTGGTCGATCAGCTGATGGCCGAAGTGGGCCTGTCCGGAGCTGATCTGAAGGGATTGACCGGCGCACTACGGACGCCGGAGGCTCCGGCGCCGCAAAGCGACACCCACGCAGACGAAGGCGCCCCCGCGCCGGCGAAGAAGAAGCGACCGGACGCCGCCCAGGCGGACTAG
- the apaG gene encoding Co2+/Mg2+ efflux protein ApaG — MHDGPAYTAETNGILIRVRPSYLAGQSDPDEGRWVWAYQIEIVNLTGSTVQLMARRWTITDGHGHVEEVRGPGVVGEQPVIEPGASYAYASGCPLPTDSGSMVGAYYMTDADGRSFEAEIPAFSLDTPDARRVLN, encoded by the coding sequence ATGCACGATGGTCCTGCCTATACCGCCGAAACCAACGGCATCCTGATCCGGGTCCGGCCCAGCTATCTGGCGGGCCAGTCGGACCCCGACGAGGGCCGCTGGGTCTGGGCCTATCAGATCGAGATCGTGAACTTGACGGGATCGACGGTGCAGCTGATGGCGCGCCGCTGGACCATCACCGACGGCCACGGCCATGTCGAAGAGGTGCGCGGCCCCGGGGTGGTGGGCGAACAGCCGGTGATCGAGCCGGGCGCCAGCTACGCCTACGCCTCGGGCTGTCCGCTGCCGACCGACAGCGGCTCGATGGTCGGCGCCTATTATATGACGGACGCGGACGGGCGCAGTTTCGAGGCCGAGATTCCGGCCTTTTCGCTGGACACGCCCGATGCGCGGCGGGTGTTGAACTGA
- a CDS encoding YqiJ family protein, producing the protein MWGFLFSPDNVPFVAALVLMMLIGLVEALGLGGGLAAGDGLDGVDADVNVETPSLLSWLNVGRLPLLMLIVVFLFAFGMTGLIGQRIVAAIFGQPAPWFLAAPLAFAVSLPVTRVFGRGVAKIMPRDETTAVSRDSLVGRVAVIVTGEARHASAAQARVRDEHGQVHYVMVEPDNATDVFAQGSSVLLVRHAGAKYFAIHNTSASLLDASV; encoded by the coding sequence ATGTGGGGGTTTCTTTTTTCGCCGGACAACGTGCCCTTTGTCGCGGCCCTCGTTCTGATGATGCTGATCGGCTTGGTCGAGGCCCTCGGTCTCGGCGGCGGCCTGGCGGCCGGCGATGGGCTCGACGGGGTGGACGCGGACGTCAATGTCGAGACCCCCTCGCTTCTGTCCTGGCTGAACGTCGGGCGGCTGCCGCTGCTGATGTTGATCGTCGTCTTCCTGTTCGCCTTTGGCATGACGGGGCTAATCGGCCAGAGGATCGTCGCCGCAATCTTCGGCCAACCCGCCCCTTGGTTTCTGGCGGCGCCGCTGGCCTTCGCAGTCAGCCTGCCGGTGACGCGAGTCTTCGGTCGCGGCGTCGCCAAAATCATGCCGCGTGACGAGACCACGGCGGTTTCGCGCGACAGTCTTGTCGGGCGGGTGGCGGTCATTGTCACAGGGGAGGCGCGCCACGCCAGCGCGGCCCAGGCCCGCGTGCGCGACGAGCACGGCCAGGTCCACTACGTCATGGTCGAGCCGGACAACGCTACAGACGTCTTCGCCCAGGGTAGCAGCGTGCTGTTGGTCCGGCATGCGGGGGCCAAATACTTCGCCATTCACAACACCAGCGCGTCGCTGCTCGACGCGTCTGTCTGA
- a CDS encoding SRPBCC domain-containing protein: protein MDDTKIEKRAGVRATSDRIWELVSDLSRWNEWNPHETEVSGAIAFGGQLTLTEAFPGQPERAVVARIADWRPYVRLVWTENRGFLFRTLRYIDIEELEKGSCIVSSAHKFAGLRGELFHDKHRIALRDAHQAIVDNLKAAAEA from the coding sequence ATGGACGACACCAAGATCGAGAAACGCGCCGGCGTGCGGGCGACCTCCGACCGGATCTGGGAGCTGGTCTCCGACCTGTCGCGCTGGAACGAATGGAATCCGCACGAGACCGAGGTCTCGGGCGCCATCGCCTTCGGCGGCCAGTTGACCCTGACCGAGGCCTTTCCCGGTCAGCCGGAGCGCGCGGTCGTGGCCCGCATCGCCGACTGGCGGCCCTATGTGCGGCTGGTCTGGACCGAGAACCGGGGCTTCCTGTTCCGCACCCTGCGCTACATCGACATCGAGGAGCTGGAAAAGGGCAGCTGCATCGTTTCGTCGGCGCACAAGTTCGCGGGGCTGAGGGGCGAGCTGTTCCACGACAAGCACCGGATCGCCCTGCGCGACGCGCATCAGGCCATCGTCGACAATCTCAAGGCCGCAGCCGAGGCCTGA
- the dapE gene encoding succinyl-diaminopimelate desuccinylase: MSRASTPVIDPVELTRDLIRIPSVTPADEGAMDVLERHLTALGFHCRRLAFEGPGGEGVHARIENLYARRGTASPNLCFAGHTDVVPTGPSDQWSAQPFNAEVRDGLLYGRGAVDMKGGIAAWVAAVSQVLAEGEPAGSLSFLITGDEEGPALHGTKRVVETLAAEGEVIDACIVGEPSSSQHLGDMIKVGRRGSLNTWITVTGKQGHVAYPERAANPAPVIARLMSRLNDHVLDEGYEGFPPSNLEITTIDIGNPATNIIPAEAKARLNIRFNPSHTGDGLIDWLNREAGAVQAETGLQIRLDHLCSGEAFLTEPGVFVAAVQDAVEAVAGRRPEASTTGGTSDARFIRALCPVLELGLVGQTMHQIDERVPTAELETLTAVYRRVIETVFERL, translated from the coding sequence ATGAGCCGCGCATCAACTCCTGTGATCGATCCTGTCGAACTGACCCGCGATCTGATCCGTATTCCGTCCGTCACCCCCGCCGACGAGGGGGCCATGGATGTGCTGGAACGCCATCTGACGGCCCTGGGATTCCACTGCCGCCGCCTGGCCTTCGAAGGGCCGGGGGGCGAAGGGGTGCATGCGCGGATCGAGAACCTGTATGCCCGGCGCGGAACCGCCTCGCCCAACCTGTGCTTCGCCGGCCATACGGACGTGGTGCCGACCGGGCCGTCCGATCAGTGGTCGGCCCAGCCCTTCAACGCCGAGGTCAGGGACGGCCTGCTGTACGGCCGGGGCGCGGTGGACATGAAGGGCGGGATCGCCGCCTGGGTCGCCGCCGTGTCCCAGGTGCTGGCGGAAGGCGAACCGGCAGGCTCCCTCTCCTTCCTGATCACCGGGGACGAGGAAGGCCCGGCGCTGCACGGCACCAAACGGGTGGTCGAGACCCTGGCGGCCGAGGGCGAGGTGATCGACGCCTGTATCGTGGGCGAACCCTCATCGTCGCAGCACCTGGGCGACATGATCAAGGTCGGGCGGCGCGGCTCGCTGAACACCTGGATCACGGTCACGGGCAAACAGGGCCACGTCGCCTATCCGGAACGGGCGGCCAATCCGGCGCCGGTCATCGCCCGGCTGATGAGCCGGCTGAACGACCATGTGCTGGACGAGGGCTATGAGGGTTTCCCGCCGTCGAACCTGGAGATCACTACGATCGACATCGGCAATCCGGCGACCAACATCATTCCGGCCGAGGCGAAGGCGCGGTTGAACATCCGCTTCAACCCCAGCCATACGGGCGACGGCCTGATCGACTGGCTGAACCGCGAGGCCGGCGCCGTCCAGGCCGAGACCGGGCTGCAGATCCGCCTGGACCACCTGTGTTCCGGCGAGGCCTTCCTGACCGAGCCCGGCGTCTTCGTCGCGGCGGTGCAGGACGCGGTCGAGGCCGTCGCCGGCCGCCGGCCCGAGGCCTCCACCACCGGCGGCACCTCCGACGCCCGCTTCATCCGCGCCCTGTGCCCGGTGCTGGAACTGGGCCTGGTCGGCCAGACCATGCACCAGATCGACGAACGGGTGCCGACGGCGGAGCTGGAGACCCTGACGGCGGTCTATCGGCGGGTGATCGAGACGGTGTTCGAACGGCTGTGA
- a CDS encoding amidohydrolase, translating to MHRLFAVSTLALLLAAGSTQAQAVDAASVDAAVQRVTPQVVDWRRDFHQHPELGFAETRSAAVIADHLRSLGLEVRTGVGKTGVIGVLRGARPGRVVALRADMDALPVQEATGLAFASTATGTYMGNTVPVAHACGHDMHMAMLMGAAEVLAGMKDQIAGTVVFVFQPAEEGAPPGEPKGGAALMIAEGALNDPKPEAIFGLHVVPGRPGSVFYRPEGFMAASDRVDIVLRGKQTHGAWPWRGVDVIAVAGQVIETVNTLTARTVDPTTTPTVFTIATVDAGVRYNIIPDSATLSGTLRTFDVAQRDALVARAETAIDHVAAAYGATAEFGVRQNAALVFNDPGLSAWLAPVLTEAAGAGNVNPATPPTTVAEDFSYFQQAIPGVFYHLGASPDGVDPAQSAPNHSPEFSPNEKVLPLGVKTHVLTALRFLERR from the coding sequence ATGCATCGCCTGTTCGCCGTCTCCACCCTGGCGCTGCTGCTCGCGGCCGGTTCCACCCAGGCCCAGGCCGTCGATGCGGCCAGCGTGGACGCCGCCGTCCAGCGCGTGACGCCCCAGGTGGTCGACTGGCGCCGCGACTTCCACCAGCATCCCGAATTGGGCTTCGCCGAGACCCGCTCGGCCGCGGTCATCGCCGATCACCTGCGGTCCCTTGGGCTGGAGGTCCGCACCGGGGTCGGCAAGACCGGCGTCATAGGCGTCCTGCGCGGCGCCCGTCCCGGCCGGGTCGTGGCCCTGCGCGCCGACATGGACGCCCTGCCGGTGCAGGAGGCGACAGGCCTGGCCTTCGCCTCCACCGCCACCGGCACATACATGGGCAATACGGTTCCCGTGGCCCACGCCTGCGGCCACGACATGCACATGGCGATGTTGATGGGCGCGGCCGAAGTCCTGGCCGGAATGAAGGACCAGATCGCCGGCACGGTGGTCTTCGTCTTCCAGCCGGCGGAAGAAGGCGCCCCTCCCGGCGAGCCCAAGGGCGGCGCCGCCCTGATGATCGCCGAGGGCGCGCTGAACGATCCCAAGCCCGAGGCCATCTTCGGCCTGCACGTCGTGCCCGGCCGTCCGGGCAGCGTCTTCTACCGCCCCGAGGGCTTCATGGCCGCCTCCGACCGGGTCGATATCGTGCTGAGGGGCAAACAGACCCACGGCGCCTGGCCCTGGCGCGGCGTGGACGTGATCGCGGTGGCCGGTCAGGTGATCGAGACGGTCAACACCCTGACCGCCCGCACGGTCGATCCGACCACCACCCCGACGGTCTTCACCATCGCCACCGTGGACGCCGGCGTCCGCTATAATATCATCCCCGACAGCGCGACCCTGTCGGGCACCCTGCGCACCTTCGACGTCGCCCAGCGCGACGCCCTGGTCGCCCGCGCCGAGACCGCCATCGACCACGTCGCCGCCGCCTATGGCGCCACCGCCGAGTTCGGCGTCAGACAGAACGCCGCCCTGGTCTTCAACGACCCCGGCCTGTCCGCCTGGCTGGCCCCGGTCCTGACCGAGGCGGCCGGCGCTGGCAACGTCAACCCCGCCACGCCCCCGACCACGGTGGCCGAGGACTTCAGCTATTTCCAGCAGGCCATCCCCGGCGTCTTCTACCACCTGGGAGCCAGTCCCGACGGCGTGGACCCCGCCCAGTCCGCGCCGAACCATTCGCCGGAGTTCTCACCGAACGAGAAGGTCCTGCCGCTGGGGGTGAAGACGCACGTACTGACGGCGCTGCGGTTTTTGGAGCGCAGGTAA
- a CDS encoding PspA/IM30 family protein: MADTLSARVGRIVSGSAHALIDTIEGAMPDAIVQQTLREIDKAVDDVRAELGRTIAGKHLANKRLTEQSSRHEELAGQIELALRESREDLARAAVEHQLDVEAQVPVLEATVADAGKREIELEGYVAALLAKRREMEEAFQSMLLARARGAEDAGAATGGVGSDGKPSVIRRVENATGAFDRLMAREGAPPLGGVDREQGAKLAELDGLARRNRVEERLAAIKARTGDKG; encoded by the coding sequence ATGGCGGATACACTTAGCGCTCGCGTCGGCCGAATCGTCTCGGGCAGTGCGCACGCGCTGATCGATACGATCGAGGGCGCCATGCCGGACGCTATCGTCCAGCAGACCCTGCGTGAAATCGACAAGGCGGTGGACGATGTTCGCGCCGAACTAGGCCGCACCATCGCCGGCAAACATCTGGCCAACAAACGGCTGACTGAACAGAGCAGCCGTCACGAGGAGTTGGCGGGCCAGATCGAACTGGCGCTGCGTGAAAGCCGCGAGGACCTGGCCCGCGCGGCGGTCGAGCATCAACTCGACGTCGAAGCCCAGGTCCCCGTCCTGGAGGCCACGGTGGCTGACGCCGGCAAGCGCGAGATCGAGCTGGAAGGCTATGTCGCCGCCCTTCTCGCCAAGCGCCGAGAGATGGAGGAAGCCTTCCAGTCCATGCTTCTCGCCCGGGCGCGCGGCGCCGAGGACGCAGGTGCGGCCACGGGCGGGGTGGGCTCCGACGGCAAGCCCAGCGTGATCCGCCGCGTCGAGAACGCGACCGGCGCCTTCGACCGGCTGATGGCTCGCGAAGGGGCGCCGCCCCTGGGGGGCGTTGACCGCGAGCAGGGCGCCAAGCTGGCGGAACTGGACGGTCTGGCGCGCCGGAACCGCGTCGAGGAACGTCTCGCCGCCATCAAGGCGCGCACCGGCGACAAGGGCTGA
- a CDS encoding MFS transporter — MTSDSIDAGPDSPWGIRDFRLLWFGRVVAVLAIQIQSSALLWQVYEIARRDHPIEEASLYLGLVGLCQFLPLLAFTLPAGAMADRRDRKRTVWISILVEAACAGSFLAMALHGNPPLWGLLAVAALFGAARAFLAPASQAFLPMVVGRKALPPAIAAQSIAFQTGAIAGPALGGVIVGVNVPLAYAVSLGMFLLAVAAFILIRTSGKPAPQANPLSPIDSVKEGLAYVWKTKIVLGAISLDLVVVLLAGVALLTPIFARDILHVGPQGFGLLRAAFGVGAMGMAIYLSRFPIRRNGGRWMFSAVAVFGICTLTFGLSRIVWLSGLALLIGGAADMISVNVRQTLIQLATPDHMRGRVSSVSMLFIGASNELGEAYSGVMVRILGAVGAAVFGGVGALAATGAWSAMFPGLRKANKLT; from the coding sequence GTGACCTCAGACTCCATTGACGCCGGCCCCGACAGCCCCTGGGGCATCCGCGATTTCCGCCTCCTGTGGTTCGGCCGCGTGGTCGCCGTGCTGGCGATCCAGATCCAGTCCTCGGCCCTGTTGTGGCAGGTCTATGAGATCGCCCGCCGCGACCATCCGATCGAGGAGGCCAGCCTGTATCTGGGCCTGGTCGGCCTGTGTCAGTTCCTGCCGCTGCTGGCCTTCACCCTGCCGGCCGGGGCCATGGCCGACCGGCGCGACAGGAAGCGCACCGTCTGGATCTCCATCCTGGTCGAGGCGGCCTGCGCCGGGTCGTTCCTGGCCATGGCGCTTCACGGAAACCCGCCCCTGTGGGGTCTGCTGGCGGTGGCGGCCCTGTTCGGCGCGGCGCGGGCTTTCCTGGCGCCGGCCAGCCAGGCCTTCCTGCCCATGGTGGTGGGGCGCAAGGCCCTGCCGCCCGCCATCGCGGCCCAGTCCATCGCCTTCCAGACAGGGGCCATCGCCGGCCCGGCCCTGGGCGGGGTGATCGTCGGGGTCAATGTGCCCCTGGCCTATGCCGTGTCCCTGGGCATGTTCCTGCTCGCGGTGGCGGCCTTCATCCTGATCCGCACCAGCGGCAAGCCCGCGCCCCAGGCCAATCCCCTGTCGCCGATCGACTCGGTCAAGGAAGGCCTGGCCTATGTCTGGAAGACCAAGATCGTCCTGGGCGCCATCTCCCTGGACCTGGTCGTGGTCCTGCTGGCGGGCGTCGCGCTTCTGACGCCCATCTTCGCCCGCGACATCCTTCATGTCGGGCCGCAAGGCTTCGGCCTGCTGCGCGCGGCCTTCGGCGTCGGCGCCATGGGCATGGCCATCTATCTGAGCCGGTTCCCGATCCGGCGGAACGGCGGGCGCTGGATGTTCTCGGCCGTGGCGGTGTTCGGCATCTGCACCCTGACCTTCGGCCTGTCCAGGATCGTCTGGCTGTCCGGTCTGGCCCTGCTGATCGGCGGGGCGGCGGATATGATCAGCGTCAACGTCCGCCAGACCCTGATCCAGTTGGCCACGCCCGATCATATGCGCGGCCGGGTCTCGTCCGTGTCGATGCTGTTCATCGGCGCCTCGAACGAACTGGGCGAGGCCTACTCCGGCGTCATGGTCCGCATCCTGGGCGCGGTCGGGGCGGCGGTGTTCGGCGGCGTCGGGGCCTTGGCCGCGACCGGCGCCTGGTCGGCCATGTTCCCGGGGCTGAGGAAGGCGAACAAGCTGACGTGA